From a single Cyclobacterium marinum DSM 745 genomic region:
- the moaC gene encoding cyclic pyranopterin monophosphate synthase MoaC translates to MTKKDFTHLDKATGNPAMVDVGEKKLTQRFAKASCKVVLGKEIMQSLNDNSELITKKGPVFQTAIIAGTMGAKKTAELIPLCHPLGMDDCKVTIEAIGEEEILITCTTKVTGKTGVEMEAMTGASVAALTIYDMCKGFSHDILIKEVKLEEKTGGKRDFKR, encoded by the coding sequence AAGGCTACCGGTAATCCTGCAATGGTGGATGTAGGAGAAAAGAAATTAACACAGCGCTTTGCTAAAGCTTCCTGTAAAGTGGTTCTTGGAAAAGAAATAATGCAATCTCTTAATGATAATTCAGAGCTGATTACGAAAAAAGGACCTGTTTTTCAAACTGCGATTATCGCAGGAACCATGGGAGCAAAAAAAACAGCTGAGCTAATTCCGCTTTGCCATCCCTTGGGTATGGATGATTGTAAAGTGACCATAGAAGCCATTGGGGAAGAGGAGATTTTAATCACCTGTACTACGAAGGTCACTGGGAAAACCGGAGTGGAAATGGAAGCCATGACCGGAGCTTCTGTAGCGGCTTTGACCATCTATGACATGTGCAAAGGTTTTTCTCATGATATTTTAATTAAGGAAGTGAAACTTGAAGAAAAAACTGGAGGTAAACGTGACTTCAAAAGATAA